From the genome of Streptomyces sp. NBC_01317, one region includes:
- a CDS encoding YbaB/EbfC family nucleoid-associated protein: MDDRVAQAIAHLKATEEAAAKARGELDAASATARSADRSVRVAVGSKGELTSVEFLDGKYRTMAASQLSASVLEAANTARAEMARRVVDLLDPLTRMTARGIAPERAGVDWGSLFGSLLEETSVDQGPTAMSRLRDEIHEDEPEPAGPPPGGRGAGTERPGGA, encoded by the coding sequence ATGGATGACCGGGTGGCCCAGGCGATCGCCCACCTGAAGGCGACGGAAGAGGCGGCGGCGAAGGCGCGGGGCGAGCTGGACGCGGCGTCGGCGACCGCGCGTTCCGCCGACAGGTCGGTGCGGGTGGCCGTCGGGTCGAAGGGGGAACTGACCAGTGTGGAGTTCCTCGACGGCAAGTACCGCACCATGGCCGCCTCACAGCTCTCCGCCTCGGTGCTGGAGGCCGCGAACACGGCACGCGCCGAGATGGCGCGCCGGGTCGTCGACCTGCTGGACCCCCTCACCCGGATGACCGCGCGGGGCATCGCACCGGAACGGGCCGGCGTCGACTGGGGCTCGCTCTTCGGGTCGCTGCTCGAAGAGACCTCCGTCGACCAGGGGCCGACGGCGATGAGCCGGCTGCGTGACGAGATCCATGAGGACGAACCGGAGCCGGCCGGCCCGCCGCCCGGCGGTCGTGGCGCGGGGACCGAGCGACCGGGAGGCGCGTAG
- a CDS encoding WXG100 family type VII secretion target, producing MDFTDGYIYIDYNHAEGAADNMVTQSQSIMSVLENLEAELTELKNSWIGDDRDVYQDVQAKWDAAVTNIRTLLANHSTLLTDISGSYRHTEQNLSQRWSDIRIGGR from the coding sequence ATGGATTTCACCGACGGTTACATCTACATCGACTACAACCACGCCGAGGGCGCGGCGGACAACATGGTCACGCAGTCCCAGTCCATCATGAGCGTCCTGGAGAACCTGGAAGCGGAGCTGACCGAGCTGAAGAACAGCTGGATCGGTGACGACCGGGACGTCTACCAGGACGTGCAGGCGAAGTGGGACGCGGCCGTCACGAACATCCGGACGCTGCTCGCCAATCACTCCACCCTGCTCACGGACATCTCCGGCAGCTACCGGCACACCGAGCAGAACCTCTCCCAGCGGTGGTCGGACATCAGGATCGGCGGTCGCTGA
- a CDS encoding AAWKG family protein (Members of this family are unrelated to eukaryotic Tcp10, although some members contain a repetitive region similar to a C-terminal repeat region of Tcp10.) codes for MAESEASPTDNNDDDWATAVKKLTGYEAGPRASLFEKMKGNDEIPLMHVRLDHAGSYYESGFAGSGGWHTKNTDYTIPFYRSYHDADKTSPGTKLDRYRAYITILATVGDAPPSGMDVIGSFEYTSKVLKDEGGWNKDGKAVSWDTTKLAQYIHGTRAALMEIATPPYSSHGFSHSGVDVTDSLYVDLGSFSDTARAFDRVVTFFKNSAAAVGKWDNEDIGEGSKSWDGTSAAIFKALIHKLARNYEGYADQIAGEEGAESTTYVTIEGDPVFSEPARALADAQWTLHQQAMNLVAAWDAWRPESSPQQHLYDLLQEARMDILDNQFGKIDFQPSTNRYDYSSNIVAGEGFSGVITIDGQPYGAPTEMTTWKKIGEEAVRRWELSVKNWLGPAGAEAVLAIGNAFTAAEKAFDPTITDKDKKSLSDIAAKEESKAEKAAAEKEKEDAKKEAEKEKEDAKKEAEKEKAEAKAERDAEKAEADREKEEAKAEAEKEKEEAKKERDAEKAEADREKEEAKAEAEKEKEEAKKERDAEKAEADREKEEAKAEAAKEKEEAKAERDAEKAEADKEKEAAKAEQDAAKAEADKDREEVKAQNAEDRAEAKKAQEEAKAEAAAQQALALSMAARQRADAEKEKEEAKKEAAAEKAAAKEEQAAAKAEAEAEKEQAKEEARQEKEAAKAEQEAAKAEADKEKEAAKAEQAAEKAEADKEREEVKAQNEADRAEAKQAQEEAKAEQVAEKAAAKEEQAAAKAEAEKAQEEAKKEAEAEKAAAKEEQAAARGEAENAQEQARSEAVREKQQARLEAEQAKTEAQADYERDKADARAEREAVEQQADRQEAAAKQEYEHEKAEAQEQRDEAKQEADEDRAEARREYDREIAGGGDEQQAREEYERRLAEIDATERDAVQDADAAEADAKKEYEQQKEAAQDVREEAREDAQQARRDARAEYDRRMGDIQAEQDRIGAGDRNIDEQIRQRIADLPQPPDFSSVGADSAYSSVFNDNLYNQDDLTSALGRPEGSGAMAAADGSNGAAGSPGMSPPMMRGAGGGGESGSSGERTRNVIEPGLGRSARAGGGVSTVEDQEHRVVPRGTQTSSQTPFMPPMAGGPGGGGGQQTESGDRERTTWVVEDEDVWGTDEGGAPQALGR; via the coding sequence ATGGCAGAGTCCGAGGCCAGCCCCACGGACAACAACGACGACGACTGGGCCACGGCCGTCAAGAAGCTCACCGGGTACGAGGCGGGCCCGCGCGCGTCGTTGTTCGAGAAGATGAAGGGCAACGACGAGATCCCGCTGATGCATGTCCGGCTGGATCACGCGGGCAGTTACTACGAATCCGGCTTCGCCGGCTCGGGTGGCTGGCACACCAAGAACACCGACTACACCATTCCGTTCTACCGGTCCTACCACGACGCGGACAAAACGTCGCCGGGAACGAAGCTCGACCGGTACCGGGCGTACATCACCATCCTGGCGACCGTCGGCGACGCACCGCCGAGCGGAATGGACGTGATCGGGAGTTTCGAGTACACGAGCAAGGTGCTGAAGGACGAGGGCGGCTGGAACAAGGACGGCAAGGCCGTTTCCTGGGACACCACCAAACTCGCCCAGTACATCCACGGCACCAGGGCCGCCCTCATGGAGATCGCGACGCCCCCGTATTCCTCCCACGGGTTCAGCCACAGCGGCGTCGACGTGACGGACTCCCTCTATGTCGACCTCGGATCCTTCTCGGACACGGCCAGGGCGTTCGACCGGGTGGTCACCTTCTTCAAGAACAGTGCCGCCGCCGTCGGGAAATGGGACAACGAGGACATCGGCGAGGGCAGTAAATCCTGGGACGGCACCTCGGCTGCCATTTTCAAGGCGCTCATCCACAAGCTGGCGAGAAATTACGAGGGATACGCCGACCAGATCGCGGGTGAAGAGGGTGCGGAGTCGACCACCTACGTCACCATCGAGGGTGATCCGGTGTTCTCCGAGCCCGCGCGTGCCCTCGCGGACGCCCAGTGGACTCTGCACCAACAGGCGATGAATCTGGTCGCGGCCTGGGACGCGTGGCGGCCCGAGAGCAGTCCGCAGCAGCATCTGTACGACCTGTTGCAGGAAGCCCGGATGGACATCCTCGACAATCAGTTCGGCAAGATCGACTTCCAGCCGTCCACCAACCGCTACGACTACTCCAGCAATATCGTCGCGGGCGAGGGATTCTCGGGTGTGATCACGATCGACGGCCAGCCCTACGGCGCGCCGACCGAGATGACGACGTGGAAGAAGATCGGCGAGGAGGCCGTACGCCGCTGGGAACTGTCGGTGAAGAACTGGCTCGGTCCGGCGGGAGCCGAGGCGGTCCTCGCCATCGGCAACGCGTTCACCGCGGCGGAGAAGGCTTTCGACCCCACCATCACGGACAAGGACAAGAAGTCCCTCTCGGACATCGCCGCGAAGGAGGAGTCGAAGGCGGAGAAGGCCGCCGCCGAGAAGGAGAAGGAGGACGCCAAGAAGGAGGCGGAGAAGGAAAAGGAGGACGCGAAGAAGGAGGCCGAAAAGGAGAAGGCGGAAGCCAAGGCCGAGCGGGACGCGGAGAAGGCGGAGGCTGACAGGGAGAAGGAAGAGGCCAAGGCCGAGGCGGAGAAGGAGAAGGAGGAGGCCAAGAAGGAGCGGGACGCGGAGAAGGCGGAGGCTGACAGGGAGAAGGAAGAGGCCAAGGCCGAGGCGGAGAAGGAGAAGGAGGAGGCCAAGAAGGAGCGGGACGCCGAGAAGGCGGAGGCTGACAGGGAGAAGGAAGAGGCCAAGGCCGAGGCGGCCAAGGAGAAAGAGGAGGCCAAGGCCGAGCGCGACGCGGAGAAGGCCGAGGCCGACAAGGAGAAGGAAGCGGCCAAGGCGGAGCAGGATGCCGCGAAGGCGGAGGCCGACAAGGACAGGGAAGAGGTGAAGGCCCAGAACGCCGAGGACCGCGCCGAGGCCAAGAAGGCTCAGGAAGAGGCGAAGGCGGAGGCGGCGGCGCAGCAGGCGTTGGCCCTTTCCATGGCGGCGCGGCAGCGGGCCGACGCGGAGAAGGAGAAGGAGGAGGCCAAGAAGGAGGCAGCCGCGGAGAAGGCCGCCGCGAAGGAGGAGCAGGCAGCGGCTAAGGCCGAGGCCGAGGCGGAGAAGGAACAGGCGAAGGAGGAAGCCCGGCAGGAGAAGGAAGCGGCGAAGGCCGAGCAGGAGGCGGCGAAGGCCGAGGCGGACAAGGAGAAGGAGGCGGCCAAGGCGGAACAGGCCGCGGAGAAGGCCGAGGCGGACAAGGAGCGGGAAGAGGTAAAGGCCCAGAACGAGGCGGACCGCGCCGAGGCCAAGCAGGCCCAGGAAGAAGCGAAGGCCGAGCAGGTCGCGGAGAAGGCCGCAGCCAAGGAGGAGCAGGCAGCGGCGAAGGCCGAGGCCGAGAAGGCCCAGGAAGAGGCCAAGAAGGAGGCGGAGGCCGAGAAGGCCGCCGCGAAGGAGGAGCAGGCCGCCGCCCGGGGCGAGGCGGAGAACGCCCAGGAGCAGGCCCGGAGCGAGGCCGTACGGGAGAAGCAGCAGGCCCGGCTGGAGGCCGAGCAGGCCAAGACCGAAGCACAAGCTGACTATGAGCGGGACAAGGCCGACGCGCGCGCCGAGCGCGAGGCCGTTGAGCAGCAGGCCGACCGCCAGGAGGCGGCGGCGAAGCAGGAGTACGAGCACGAGAAGGCCGAGGCGCAGGAGCAGCGCGACGAGGCCAAGCAGGAGGCCGACGAGGACCGCGCGGAAGCACGGCGCGAGTACGACCGCGAGATAGCCGGCGGTGGCGACGAGCAGCAGGCCCGCGAGGAGTACGAACGCCGGCTCGCCGAGATCGACGCCACCGAGCGGGATGCCGTCCAGGACGCCGACGCCGCCGAGGCGGACGCCAAGAAGGAGTACGAGCAGCAGAAGGAGGCGGCCCAGGACGTCCGGGAGGAGGCCCGCGAGGACGCGCAGCAGGCGCGGCGGGACGCCAGGGCCGAGTACGACCGGCGCATGGGCGACATCCAGGCCGAGCAGGACCGCATCGGGGCCGGCGACAGGAACATCGACGAGCAGATCCGCCAGCGCATCGCGGATCTCCCGCAGCCCCCCGACTTCTCGTCGGTCGGCGCGGACTCGGCGTACTCGTCCGTGTTCAACGACAACCTCTACAACCAGGACGATCTGACGTCCGCGCTGGGGCGCCCCGAGGGGAGCGGCGCCATGGCCGCCGCCGACGGCTCCAACGGGGCGGCCGGTTCGCCGGGGATGTCCCCGCCGATGATGCGGGGCGCCGGCGGCGGCGGCGAGTCCGGGTCCTCCGGCGAGCGCACCCGTAACGTCATCGAGCCCGGCCTCGGCCGCTCCGCCAGAGCGGGCGGCGGTGTGTCGACCGTCGAGGACCAGGAACACCGCGTCGTCCCGCGCGGCACGCAGACCAGCAGCCAGACGCCGTTCATGCCGCCGATGGCCGGCGGGCCCGGCGGCGGGGGAGGGCAGCAGACCGAGAGCGGCGACCGCGAGCGCACCACGTGGGTGGTGGAGGACGAGGACGTCTGGGGCACCGACGAGGGCGGCGCTCCCCAGGCCCTGGGACGATGA
- the eccD gene encoding type VII secretion integral membrane protein EccD, whose translation MTETQTANLCRVTVRAPTRIIDLAVPSDVSVADLLPTVIGYGGEDLEESGLEHGGWVLQRLGGPPLDPESTLDSLGLRDGEVLSLRPRAEALPEVHLDDLVDGISTTMQNRPHGWSPVAGRRLLLALAAATLTLGLVLLGLPGSPGWLRALAAGAAGLLLIAGAGSAARAVGDSGAGSVLGLMAAPYFALAGWLLPGGELGGAGGDAVLGARLLAASAAGGGAVVLALAAVGVYPALFLGTASVAVAGALGATLIIMDLAPDQAASVVAVVVVLFGGFVPSLSFRLSGMRMPPLPTNVQQLQQGIDPYPASDVETRATLADGWMTAFYAAIGLICLPCLAMLVADPDLPGILTVVALSLLLLLHSRGLGNVWQRLALTTAGAWGSALLLYGAARALDPTDRLTLTAGLLALAATITIASWTVPGRRLLPYWGRAAELLHSLAAISMLPLMLWAMGVYGTLRGING comes from the coding sequence ATGACAGAAACCCAGACGGCGAATCTGTGCCGCGTCACCGTACGCGCTCCGACGAGGATCATCGACCTGGCGGTGCCCTCCGACGTCTCCGTAGCCGACCTGCTGCCCACAGTCATCGGTTACGGAGGCGAGGACCTGGAGGAATCCGGCCTGGAGCACGGTGGTTGGGTGCTGCAACGTCTCGGCGGCCCACCGCTCGACCCCGAGAGTACCTTGGACTCCCTCGGCCTGCGTGACGGCGAGGTACTCAGTCTGCGGCCGCGCGCCGAGGCGCTCCCCGAGGTCCATCTCGACGACCTGGTCGACGGCATATCCACCACCATGCAGAACCGCCCGCACGGGTGGAGCCCGGTGGCAGGACGGCGCCTGCTGCTCGCCCTGGCCGCCGCCACCCTCACGCTGGGCCTCGTGCTCCTGGGCCTGCCGGGCTCCCCCGGCTGGCTGCGGGCGCTGGCGGCCGGGGCCGCGGGACTGCTGCTGATCGCCGGGGCCGGCTCGGCCGCCCGGGCCGTCGGCGACTCCGGGGCGGGCTCGGTGCTCGGCCTCATGGCGGCCCCCTACTTCGCGCTGGCCGGATGGCTGTTGCCCGGCGGGGAGTTGGGCGGCGCCGGGGGCGACGCGGTGCTGGGGGCACGGCTGTTGGCGGCCTCCGCCGCCGGCGGTGGCGCGGTCGTGCTCGCGCTGGCGGCGGTCGGCGTGTACCCGGCGCTGTTCCTCGGCACGGCCTCCGTCGCCGTCGCGGGCGCGCTCGGGGCCACCCTGATCATCATGGACCTGGCACCGGACCAGGCGGCCAGCGTGGTGGCCGTCGTGGTGGTGCTGTTCGGCGGCTTCGTCCCCTCGCTGTCGTTCCGGCTCTCCGGGATGCGGATGCCCCCGCTGCCCACCAACGTCCAGCAGTTGCAGCAGGGCATCGACCCGTACCCCGCCTCCGACGTGGAGACCCGCGCCACCCTGGCGGACGGCTGGATGACCGCCTTCTACGCGGCCATCGGCCTGATCTGCCTGCCGTGCCTCGCAATGCTCGTGGCCGACCCCGACCTCCCGGGCATCCTCACCGTCGTCGCCCTGTCGCTGTTGCTGCTGCTGCACAGCAGGGGACTGGGCAACGTCTGGCAGCGGCTCGCCCTGACCACCGCCGGCGCCTGGGGCTCGGCCCTGCTGCTGTACGGGGCGGCCCGGGCTCTCGACCCCACGGACCGGCTGACCCTGACGGCCGGTCTGCTGGCCCTGGCCGCCACGATCACCATCGCCTCCTGGACCGTGCCCGGGCGGCGGCTCCTGCCGTACTGGGGACGCGCGGCCGAGCTGCTGCACTCCCTCGCCGCCATCAGCATGCTGCCGCTGATGCTCTGGGCGATGGGCGTGTACGGCACGCTGCGCGGCATCAACGGCTGA
- the eccB gene encoding type VII secretion protein EccB → MHSKRDQVQAHLFVMGRLASAMLRAEPDDPESPLGRTNRGAAIGVLIAVLVCAGAFVFGLIKPGGNDSWRTAQNLIVDKQTGARYLYLDGRLRPVRNYASAQLITGGALAVTTVGTGSLAGTPHGTPVGIPDGPEALPGTGDLDTKPWLVCSGLLPGTSGGATATTTLAVGTDEPGDVPGGRRLADQEGLLVAGPGSTTYLLWQGSRLRLDGRGHAAQALGYGNVTPRPVAASFLDAFPQGPDLAAAEVPDRGAKGPDLAGRATRIGQLFLVDVPGSAARYHLLQKDGLVPLTATGAALLMGDPETRAKAYEGNAVRVATLGADALTGNLAPRSEDAVVNPARLPEKPPRPVEIAVGSVACADVDSTPGGVRVGTSVLPEHALPQVVQPPAPEVVPACLKVDAIAVRAGKGALVRVVGAGGSALGDTTYLVTDEGVKYRLLSQEGVKALGYEGVEERTMPSPLLAMLPSGPDLTPEAASSGEGRVTLRCPEM, encoded by the coding sequence ATGCACAGCAAACGGGACCAAGTACAGGCGCACCTCTTCGTGATGGGCAGGCTCGCCTCGGCCATGCTGCGGGCCGAACCCGACGATCCGGAGAGCCCCCTGGGCCGGACCAACCGCGGCGCCGCGATCGGCGTGCTCATCGCCGTGCTGGTGTGCGCCGGGGCCTTCGTCTTCGGGCTCATCAAGCCCGGCGGGAACGACTCCTGGCGCACCGCGCAGAACCTGATCGTCGACAAGCAGACGGGCGCCCGCTACCTGTACCTGGACGGACGGCTCCGCCCCGTACGGAACTACGCGTCCGCCCAGCTGATCACCGGCGGCGCCCTCGCCGTCACGACCGTCGGCACCGGCTCCCTCGCCGGCACCCCGCACGGCACACCCGTCGGCATCCCGGACGGCCCCGAGGCGCTGCCCGGCACCGGCGACCTGGACACCAAGCCGTGGCTGGTGTGTTCCGGCCTCCTCCCGGGCACGTCGGGCGGCGCCACGGCGACCACGACGCTCGCCGTCGGCACGGACGAGCCCGGGGACGTACCCGGCGGGCGCCGACTGGCCGACCAGGAGGGCCTGTTGGTCGCCGGGCCCGGCTCCACCACCTACCTGCTGTGGCAGGGGAGCAGGCTGCGCCTCGACGGGCGCGGGCACGCGGCGCAGGCTCTCGGGTACGGCAACGTCACGCCCCGCCCGGTCGCCGCCTCCTTCCTCGACGCCTTCCCCCAGGGACCCGACCTCGCGGCGGCCGAGGTGCCGGACCGGGGCGCGAAGGGACCCGACCTGGCCGGCCGCGCCACGAGGATCGGGCAGCTCTTCCTCGTCGACGTCCCGGGCTCCGCCGCCCGCTACCACCTGCTCCAGAAGGACGGCCTGGTCCCGCTCACGGCCACCGGGGCGGCGCTCCTCATGGGCGACCCGGAGACCCGCGCGAAGGCGTACGAAGGCAACGCCGTACGGGTCGCGACGCTCGGGGCGGACGCGCTGACCGGGAATCTCGCCCCCCGCTCCGAGGACGCCGTCGTGAACCCGGCGCGGCTGCCGGAGAAGCCGCCGAGGCCGGTCGAGATCGCCGTCGGCTCCGTCGCGTGCGCGGACGTCGACTCCACCCCGGGCGGCGTACGGGTGGGTACGTCCGTACTGCCCGAGCACGCGCTGCCGCAGGTCGTGCAGCCGCCGGCCCCGGAGGTCGTGCCCGCCTGCCTGAAGGTCGACGCGATCGCCGTACGGGCCGGAAAGGGCGCGCTGGTCAGGGTGGTGGGCGCGGGCGGCAGTGCGCTGGGCGACACCACGTACCTGGTGACGGACGAAGGGGTCAAGTACCGCCTGCTGTCCCAGGAAGGGGTGAAGGCGCTCGGGTACGAGGGCGTCGAGGAGCGGACGATGCCGTCGCCACTGCTGGCCATGCTGCCGAGCGGACCCGACCTCACTCCGGAGGCGGCTTCTTCCGGAGAAGGGCGCGTGACACTGCGGTGTCCGGAGATGTAG
- a CDS encoding type VII secretion system-associated protein produces MAEVTVLDSAFLKKFISDHIEPFVGTLEGIVKYSPTEGEAISYIADGRSTTTLSTTKPLIIGNMAAEKEGAGGKLNGVIQAEAVEIVRIIEEQTVLFEDFEEALRETIKQLEKTQGATLQGITPEEFMDVFEDVDSDLGGSGGEKED; encoded by the coding sequence ATGGCCGAGGTCACGGTCCTTGACAGCGCGTTCCTGAAGAAGTTCATCAGCGACCACATCGAGCCGTTCGTGGGGACCCTGGAGGGGATCGTCAAGTACAGCCCGACGGAGGGCGAGGCGATCTCGTACATCGCCGACGGCAGGTCGACCACCACGCTCAGCACCACGAAGCCGCTCATCATCGGCAACATGGCCGCGGAGAAGGAGGGCGCCGGGGGCAAGCTCAACGGGGTCATCCAGGCGGAGGCGGTCGAGATCGTCCGCATCATCGAGGAGCAGACCGTGCTCTTCGAGGACTTCGAGGAAGCGCTGCGGGAAACGATCAAACAGCTGGAGAAGACCCAGGGGGCGACCCTGCAGGGCATCACCCCGGAAGAGTTCATGGACGTGTTCGAAGACGTCGACAGTGACCTCGGCGGATCCGGCGGCGAAAAGGAGGACTAG